A single Paenibacillus kribbensis DNA region contains:
- a CDS encoding DnaD domain protein, which produces MRMKNLLHYTENHRYCVYREFGLSALDELMLGSVYQPMVGAFAVSLYRLLFQHVPVGQIGYSPLEQQRRLFLTLGLEPSEKGRKYLIEQTSKLEAVGLLQTSRLYAPETDDYMYEYELQPPLSPAEFFRTQHLTLLLRDKIGKFAVLSLRESLWSRESSEWSQSSYNKENISVPFYELFELNTHVIDYELEQALSEVSTGRQTGALTSESEEALNYADIILRFPRESVNRKHVERLRFDHEQLGMVNYVVRKFDLSVQDISRLLDEDGIFTEAGDLLLDELQLRASQQSRQDRKRQEEQQVQAAKVVALRQREASPSEEPPVEQAVEMEFYVEVPPQFTAKCDIHQYNMMLRNEPYRRLLQTFFPGTVPGNLLDIFEKIDISYKLQGEVINVLIHYLMSLLVSGSDQRINRNFVEAVASNMLLKQVNTYEKAVQYIRDQAKVKGKQSSASSTGGRSRSYAKNNGSAKPSIPIVQDQPSEESVSEEELDELLRLAERMQSGKQKKV; this is translated from the coding sequence ATGCGGATGAAAAACCTGCTGCACTATACTGAGAACCACCGCTACTGCGTTTATCGGGAATTTGGCTTGAGCGCATTGGATGAATTGATGCTGGGAAGCGTCTATCAGCCGATGGTAGGTGCATTTGCGGTCAGTCTATATCGACTGTTGTTCCAGCATGTGCCAGTCGGACAGATTGGGTATTCGCCGCTGGAACAGCAGCGTCGACTTTTTTTGACACTGGGACTGGAGCCGAGTGAGAAGGGACGCAAGTATTTGATTGAACAGACCTCCAAGCTGGAGGCTGTTGGTCTGTTGCAGACGTCCAGGCTGTATGCGCCCGAAACGGACGATTACATGTATGAATATGAGCTGCAGCCGCCGCTCTCACCTGCCGAATTTTTCAGAACGCAGCATCTCACCCTTTTGCTCAGAGACAAAATCGGCAAGTTTGCGGTGCTTTCTCTGAGAGAATCGTTGTGGAGCAGGGAATCTAGCGAATGGTCGCAATCTTCCTATAATAAAGAGAATATTTCGGTTCCGTTTTATGAGCTGTTTGAGCTGAACACCCATGTTATAGATTATGAGCTGGAGCAGGCGCTGTCCGAAGTGTCCACAGGCCGTCAGACTGGGGCATTAACGTCAGAGTCGGAGGAAGCGCTGAACTATGCAGACATCATTCTCCGTTTTCCGCGTGAATCCGTCAATCGCAAGCATGTGGAGCGTCTGCGTTTTGATCATGAGCAGTTAGGCATGGTGAATTACGTTGTCCGCAAATTTGATCTATCTGTACAGGACATCAGCCGTCTGCTGGATGAGGACGGTATTTTTACCGAAGCAGGCGATTTGCTGCTCGACGAGCTTCAGCTTCGCGCTAGCCAGCAATCCAGGCAGGATCGGAAGCGTCAGGAGGAACAGCAGGTGCAGGCCGCCAAGGTGGTTGCTTTACGCCAGAGGGAAGCTTCTCCATCTGAAGAGCCGCCCGTAGAGCAAGCGGTAGAAATGGAATTTTATGTAGAGGTGCCACCACAGTTCACAGCCAAGTGTGACATTCACCAATATAATATGATGTTACGCAACGAGCCTTATCGCCGTTTGCTGCAAACCTTTTTCCCCGGCACGGTTCCCGGTAACCTGCTGGATATATTCGAAAAAATTGATATCAGCTACAAGCTGCAGGGTGAAGTCATCAACGTTCTTATCCATTACTTGATGTCGCTGCTCGTGTCGGGGAGTGATCAACGGATCAACCGCAATTTTGTCGAGGCCGTTGCTTCCAACATGCTGCTTAAGCAGGTAAATACTTATGAAAAGGCCGTTCAATATATACGGGATCAAGCCAAGGTAAAGGGAAAACAGTCTTCTGCTTCTTCTACCGGCGGCCGCTCCCGCTCGTATGCCAAAAATAATGGCTCTGCCAAGCCATCCATTCCGATCGTACAAGACCAGCCTTCCGAGGAATCCGTATCCGAGGAAGAACTGGACGAACTGCTGCGCCTGGCCGAGCGTATGCAATCGGGTAAACAGAAAAAGGTGTAG
- the hemQ gene encoding hydrogen peroxide-dependent heme synthase, whose translation MNQHQPQQHPATPNEVASTLEGWYALHDFRSINWTAWKTADDEERAGALDELQEFMKEWSATEEAGLGSSAVYTIVGQKADFVMLHLRETLEDLNKLENDFNKTTFAKYTTKTYSYVSVVELSNYLSKDEDPMQNPQIVARLKPVLNKARYICFYPMNKKRDLDDNWYMLSMDERRTLMRSHGLIGRSYAGKVKQIISGSVGFDDWEWGVTLFSDDALQFKKLIYEMRFDEVSARYGEFGSFYVGSVLNEETFEDMLKL comes from the coding sequence GTGAATCAACATCAACCTCAACAACACCCGGCAACACCCAACGAAGTAGCCTCCACACTGGAGGGCTGGTATGCGCTTCACGATTTCCGGTCCATCAACTGGACGGCATGGAAAACGGCAGACGATGAGGAGCGCGCCGGAGCGTTGGACGAGCTTCAAGAATTTATGAAGGAATGGAGCGCTACCGAGGAAGCGGGTCTGGGCAGCTCTGCTGTCTATACGATCGTTGGACAAAAGGCTGATTTCGTTATGCTGCACCTGCGTGAAACGCTGGAAGATCTCAATAAGCTGGAAAATGATTTCAACAAGACAACCTTCGCCAAATATACAACTAAAACCTACTCTTATGTGAGCGTGGTGGAGCTGAGCAACTATTTGAGCAAGGATGAAGATCCAATGCAAAATCCGCAAATCGTCGCTCGCTTGAAGCCTGTTTTGAACAAGGCCCGTTATATTTGTTTCTATCCGATGAACAAAAAACGTGATCTGGACGACAACTGGTACATGCTTTCGATGGACGAGCGCCGTACCCTGATGCGCAGCCACGGTTTGATCGGACGCAGCTACGCCGGCAAAGTGAAGCAAATCATTTCCGGCTCCGTTGGCTTTGACGATTGGGAATGGGGCGTAACGCTGTTCTCCGATGATGCCCTGCAATTCAAGAAGCTCATCTACGAAATGCGTTTTGACGAAGTGAGTGCCCGTTACGGTGAATTCGGCTCCTTCTATGTCGGCAGCGTGTTGAATGAAGAAACATTCGAAGACATGCTGAAGCTGTAA
- a CDS encoding MarR family winged helix-turn-helix transcriptional regulator → MNSEFNIKHDPNRIKLLTEKFPQLNPQCLSTLILFVQTAHEVYNGVCSRLSEYGLSIGNLKILMPLFLHDRSFTPSELADHSGVTRSTVTSVIDKLERDGIIQRSTLKDRRMTAIHLTEAGKQFMTDRVPLLIQIFSNLLSEFADEDHARLAELLQKLSMGVERVKRE, encoded by the coding sequence TTGAATTCGGAGTTTAATATTAAACACGATCCCAATAGAATAAAGTTATTAACAGAAAAATTTCCGCAATTGAACCCGCAATGTTTGAGCACGTTAATTCTTTTTGTACAGACAGCTCATGAGGTTTACAATGGTGTATGCTCCAGATTGTCCGAATACGGCCTTTCGATCGGAAATCTGAAAATTCTCATGCCTTTGTTTTTGCATGACCGCTCGTTTACTCCGTCGGAGTTGGCTGATCATTCCGGGGTTACACGTTCGACGGTTACCAGTGTAATCGACAAGCTGGAACGTGACGGTATCATTCAGAGGAGTACGCTCAAAGACCGTCGCATGACCGCCATTCATCTTACCGAAGCGGGAAAGCAGTTCATGACGGACAGAGTCCCTTTGCTTATCCAAATTTTTTCAAATTTACTATCTGAATTTGCAGATGAGGATCATGCCCGCTTGGCCGAACTGTTACAGAAGCTTTCTATGGGTGTGGAACGCGTAAAAAGGGAATAA
- the dnaI gene encoding primosomal protein DnaI, which yields MESLGDLLQQMQNPSFRQRTRNVADQVLNDPLVQEFCTAHPDVDEAQLRLNMSMLFQYARDRRNCDNCPGLERCPNDFQGHFCKLGVEYPNGTAEIVDIRTPCAKLVAAQHEQRVRQRIKSFYVDERALLEGYNAVEIARKDLQRVPAVNQVFRYIEETKSQGLLKKGLYLEGTFGTGKTFLMGYLLHELALYGLNGVIVYMPDFVEDLKSMIQDGQKLKETTEMLKNCDLLVFDDIGAENLSPWVRDHVMGSILNYRMNRKPTFYTSNYTLDGLEKHLSFTSKDGEELYKGQRLMDRIRPFVDIITVKGKNQRG from the coding sequence TTGGAATCACTGGGCGATTTGCTACAGCAGATGCAGAACCCTTCGTTCCGCCAGCGCACGCGCAATGTGGCCGATCAGGTACTCAATGATCCGCTGGTGCAGGAATTTTGCACTGCGCATCCTGATGTGGACGAAGCGCAATTGCGACTCAATATGAGCATGCTCTTTCAGTATGCCCGGGATCGTCGAAATTGTGACAATTGCCCGGGGCTGGAACGGTGTCCTAACGATTTTCAGGGCCATTTTTGCAAGCTGGGCGTGGAATATCCGAATGGAACAGCGGAAATCGTGGACATTCGGACCCCGTGCGCCAAGCTGGTTGCTGCCCAACATGAACAACGGGTGCGTCAGCGAATTAAAAGCTTTTATGTAGATGAGCGCGCGCTGCTGGAAGGATATAATGCCGTTGAAATTGCGCGCAAGGACTTGCAGCGGGTACCCGCAGTTAATCAGGTATTCCGCTATATTGAAGAAACCAAAAGCCAGGGTTTGTTAAAAAAAGGACTGTATCTGGAAGGTACATTTGGTACGGGAAAAACCTTTTTAATGGGATACTTGCTGCACGAGCTGGCCTTGTATGGGCTGAACGGTGTGATCGTGTATATGCCTGATTTTGTAGAGGACTTAAAGTCCATGATTCAGGATGGGCAGAAATTGAAGGAAACGACCGAAATGCTAAAAAATTGTGACCTGCTCGTATTTGACGATATTGGGGCCGAAAATTTAAGCCCCTGGGTACGGGATCATGTGATGGGCTCTATTTTGAATTACCGAATGAACCGCAAGCCCACCTTTTATACCTCCAATTACACGTTGGATGGGCTGGAGAAGCATCTCAGCTTTACGAGCAAGGATGGGGAGGAATTGTACAAGGGACAACGTTTGAT
- a CDS encoding ABC transporter permease: MRAFADEWKHLFNGKMVYIILFVPIVVAAMFGYVFKNNQINDASIAVVDLDHSNYSRQLINKLDASQYIDVRYVQENEADPNLFLYNEKFFAVIYLPAGLEENRLKGIQSNIGFYVDNTMGAATGNLRSAVAEVISTENATLAGGSLKAMGLSDSQLTGMTTNMLLQQRLLYNPTNSTLMTSVIGFVNTVMISLIGSAALTIVPRLRVNGKLEGELEHWSNLLMRVLPYALVGCAAFYLSLGVLKQVGGLRFEANVWEISIPFLLFTTTLSLLGMALGWTAATPDKASSRIMLIMLPSFLLSGAQLPTVMLPGPLQTIGNILPLTWQFKFLRGMGFKGGGLQYFIPELGGFLLLLTGLLLVIFILMAREKRKWAKSVNTQDTQAAQPATP, encoded by the coding sequence ATGAGAGCATTCGCTGATGAATGGAAGCATTTGTTCAACGGCAAGATGGTTTACATTATCCTGTTCGTTCCTATTGTTGTCGCTGCTATGTTCGGTTATGTCTTTAAAAATAATCAGATCAACGATGCTTCAATAGCCGTAGTGGATCTGGACCATAGCAATTACAGCCGGCAGCTTATTAATAAATTGGACGCATCCCAATATATCGATGTTCGTTATGTGCAGGAAAATGAGGCCGATCCGAATTTGTTTTTATATAATGAAAAGTTTTTTGCGGTGATCTATCTTCCGGCTGGCCTGGAGGAAAATCGGCTCAAAGGAATTCAGAGCAATATTGGCTTTTATGTAGATAACACGATGGGGGCGGCAACAGGGAATCTGCGCTCAGCCGTGGCTGAAGTGATTTCGACGGAAAATGCGACGCTGGCTGGCGGGAGTCTCAAGGCTATGGGGTTAAGCGACAGCCAGCTGACGGGGATGACCACCAATATGCTGCTCCAGCAACGCCTCTTATATAATCCGACAAACTCGACACTTATGACCTCGGTTATAGGCTTTGTCAATACGGTCATGATTTCATTAATTGGCTCTGCTGCTCTGACGATCGTTCCCCGTTTGCGGGTGAACGGGAAATTGGAGGGGGAATTGGAGCATTGGAGCAATCTGCTGATGCGAGTGCTGCCTTATGCTTTGGTGGGATGCGCAGCCTTCTATTTGAGTCTTGGTGTACTCAAGCAGGTTGGCGGGCTTCGTTTTGAGGCCAATGTGTGGGAAATCAGTATTCCATTTTTATTGTTCACCACTACCCTTAGTCTTTTGGGGATGGCCCTGGGATGGACGGCGGCAACCCCGGACAAAGCCTCTTCTCGTATCATGCTGATCATGCTCCCATCTTTTTTGCTTAGCGGGGCTCAATTGCCTACAGTCATGCTTCCAGGACCACTGCAAACGATTGGCAACATCCTTCCGCTCACCTGGCAATTCAAATTTTTGAGGGGAATGGGGTTCAAAGGGGGAGGCTTGCAATATTTTATTCCAGAGCTTGGCGGGTTCTTACTCCTGTTAACCGGCTTATTGCTGGTGATCTTTATTTTGATGGCACGGGAGAAAAGAAAATGGGCCAAATCTGTTAATACGCAAGATACGCAAGCAGCTCAGCCAGCCACACCATAA
- a CDS encoding HlyD family secretion protein: MNKKLIPYALLVLALGTGGTMMAMSGKDAVSMAAQQKNTLLTADTVNVSFQGVGGRVKSIEVKEEQQVKKGDVLMTLDPVDLDLQIEKLKTDITQSDVKIKQAKEGLQNQSDKITASEKQGELDIQAAQAGESLLNQGTRVEDIQRQKLAVEAAQQSADAAQTGVETAKSNAEIAQKTVASRQQALDLAKVNYKRVQALYDAGASTKAELDNAKNQMDTAQVALDTARDQIEIANNQIKAAGKQAEIAKNGVEQQQTALEKMQAGATAEERQQARIKTEKAKEALTQTAQTRKDVKNSEYNVDLLVQQKQALAVQLKTLELQRGRMVLKATTDGKVTRVVPKLGEIVSTGATGAVIETNQLYYDIYVDEASLTKFKAGGNVTSHVVALDKDIQGTVRYITSAPQYTNMRMSRDKGLADISSFQVRVNVERTPELLPGMTVEVKTR; encoded by the coding sequence ATGAATAAAAAGCTTATTCCATACGCTTTACTTGTACTTGCACTCGGTACTGGAGGTACGATGATGGCGATGAGCGGCAAAGATGCCGTTAGTATGGCGGCCCAACAAAAAAACACGCTGCTTACAGCAGATACCGTAAATGTTTCCTTTCAAGGAGTAGGTGGAAGGGTTAAGTCTATTGAAGTCAAGGAGGAGCAGCAGGTGAAAAAAGGCGATGTCCTCATGACGCTTGATCCTGTTGATCTTGATCTGCAAATTGAAAAATTAAAAACCGATATCACCCAGTCCGATGTGAAAATCAAGCAAGCCAAGGAGGGGCTGCAAAATCAGTCGGACAAAATTACGGCTTCGGAAAAGCAGGGGGAACTGGATATTCAGGCTGCGCAGGCAGGAGAATCCTTATTGAATCAGGGCACACGTGTGGAGGATATTCAAAGGCAAAAGCTGGCTGTTGAAGCGGCGCAGCAATCGGCGGATGCTGCCCAGACAGGGGTGGAGACGGCTAAAAGCAACGCAGAGATAGCGCAAAAAACAGTGGCCTCCAGACAACAGGCGCTGGATTTGGCCAAGGTCAATTACAAGCGGGTTCAAGCGCTGTATGATGCCGGGGCCAGTACCAAAGCGGAGCTGGATAATGCCAAAAATCAAATGGACACGGCCCAGGTTGCCCTAGATACAGCCCGGGATCAGATAGAGATTGCGAATAATCAGATTAAAGCAGCCGGCAAACAAGCCGAAATTGCTAAAAATGGGGTCGAGCAGCAGCAGACCGCGCTAGAGAAAATGCAGGCAGGGGCAACAGCCGAGGAGCGCCAGCAAGCCCGCATCAAAACAGAAAAGGCCAAGGAAGCATTAACCCAAACGGCCCAGACACGGAAAGATGTCAAAAACAGTGAATACAATGTCGACCTGCTCGTTCAACAAAAGCAGGCCTTGGCGGTTCAGCTCAAAACACTGGAACTGCAACGTGGACGCATGGTGTTGAAGGCAACGACTGACGGCAAGGTCACACGTGTCGTACCGAAACTGGGTGAGATCGTCTCCACGGGGGCAACAGGTGCAGTTATTGAAACAAACCAGCTATACTATGATATTTATGTGGATGAGGCTTCCTTGACCAAGTTTAAAGCAGGAGGCAATGTTACTTCCCATGTCGTTGCTTTAGATAAAGATATCCAAGGCACGGTAAGATACATCACCTCTGCTCCACAGTACACGAATATGAGAATGAGCCGCGATAAAGGTCTGGCGGATATCAGTTCTTTCCAGGTGCGTGTCAATGTAGAGCGGACTCCTGAATTGTTGCCTGGCATGACAGTGGAGGTTAAAACACGATGA